The Caldicellulosiruptor obsidiansis OB47 genome segment AAAGGGGGCAGCAGAGGTAGTTTTGAGTGTTGAGGAGATAATAGATCTTTTAAATAGGGTTTAGATTTTTGATTTATTAAAATTTGGCTAAACTATTTGCCTTTTTCATCCTTTTCATTCCATAATGTTAAAATGTTAAGTTGTAGATTTTTGTTCTTTGGGCAATATAATTTCGAAACACGAGCCAATGCCAATTTTACTTGTGACATTTATTCTGCCTTTGTGAATTTTTACAATCCAATCGACGATAGAAAGACCAAGACCTATTCCCTCAGTTGTTCGTGCCTTATCCACTCGGTAAAATCTATTAAAAATAAAAGGAAGATCCTCTTCAGGAATTCCAATGCCACTATCTTCAATAGTTATTTTTATTTGATGTTCTAATTCCTCGACTTTTGTTTTTACCCATCCACCTTTTTTGTTATATTTTATAGCATTTTCAATAAGATTTATAAAAAGACGAGTAAGCAGAGTTTGGTCGCCTTCAATAAAGATTTCTTTATTGCAATCATGGTATAATTTTACTTCTTTTTGTAAGGCAAATTCTTTCATTTCCTCTATTACATCTTCTACCATGTTTTTAAGATTTATCTTTTCAAAATCTACAGGCCAGTTACCTTCTTCACATCGGCTTAGCATAAAAAGCTGTGATATTATTTTGTTCATCTTTAATATTTCTCTGTATATATAATGTAACTGTTGATGATACCTATCTTTAGTTAAGTTCCTTTCAAGTGCTTCTTCTACTAAAGCTTTAATTGTTGCAAGTGGAGTTCGAAGTTCATGTGATGCATCTGATAAGAACCGTCTTTCTCTTTTGAATGCATTTTCTAAT includes the following:
- a CDS encoding sensor histidine kinase, which produces MKKNFLKCLNIRLKLTIWYSIMLMVIVALFSLFLYLLMFQTLEISERSFLQDFAYEVALRINISKDSKITISESHRIISSGAQIVVYSKNKKMIYSTSNLFAKSIKNIPLDTKVRMFELNGKEWLVYDQRIYDMKNNLIGWLRIGRPSSTRRIMNNLKNVIFLSIPIPFLIAVAGGYILAKKALKPIDDITTMARTIGHTDLSKRLNFPNTNDEIGRLALTFDEMLERLENAFKRERRFLSDASHELRTPLATIKALVEEALERNLTKDRYHQQLHYIYREILKMNKIISQLFMLSRCEEGNWPVDFEKINLKNMVEDVIEEMKEFALQKEVKLYHDCNKEIFIEGDQTLLTRLFINLIENAIKYNKKGGWVKTKVEELEHQIKITIEDSGIGIPEEDLPFIFNRFYRVDKARTTEGIGLGLSIVDWIVKIHKGRINVTSKIGIGSCFEIILPKEQKSTT